A single genomic interval of Malania oleifera isolate guangnan ecotype guangnan chromosome 13, ASM2987363v1, whole genome shotgun sequence harbors:
- the LOC131146689 gene encoding serine/threonine/tyrosine-protein kinase HT1-like isoform X1 — protein sequence MKNFYWFKQIANNNSKSGRSLSLGEFKRAVSWSKYLVSSGAAIKGEGEEQWSADMSQLYIGNKFASGRHSRIYRGLYKQRDVAIKLISQPEEDESLASWLEKQFTSEVALLFRLQHPNIIAFVGACKKPPVFCIITEYLAGGSLRKYLHQQDPYSIPLNLVLKLALDIGRGMQYLHSKGIIHRDLKSENLLLGEDMCVKVADFGISCLESQCGSAKGFTGTYRWMAPEMIKEKRHTKKVDVYSFGIVLWELLTALIPFNNMTPEQAAFAVSQKDLIISSTDAGQEIQINGLILMRLYQFWRVLQSLLNRILVFSHPTNLQRVPIFFIACQSVSPPIACKQVCFFRSLRIYLK from the exons ATGAAGAATTTTTACTGGTTTAAGCAAATTGCGAACAATAATAGTAAATCAGGGAGGAGCCTGTCGCTCGGAGAGTTCAAACGAGCTGTGTCTTGGTCCAAGTATTTGGTCTCTTCAGGTGCAGCGATAAAAGGGGAGGGAGAGGAGCAATGGAGTGCCGATATGTCGCAGCTGTATATTGGGAATAAATTTGCGTCGGGACGGCACAGTAGGATTTACCGAGGGCTATATAAGCAAAGGGATGTGGCGATCAAGCTCATAAGCCAGCCAGAAGAAGACGAAAGCTTGGCGAGCTGGCTTGAGAAGCAGTTCACTTCGGAGGTTGCTTTGCTCTTTCGATTGCAGCATCCTAATATAATCGCT TTTGTTGGAGCTTGTAAGAAGCCACCTGTGTTTTGTATCATCACTGAGTATTTGGCTGGGGGCTCACTGAGAAAATACCTCCATCAGCAGGATCCATATTCAATTCCACTTAACCTTGTTCTGAAGTTGGCCCTTGATATTGGCCGTGGGATGCAGTATCTTCATTCTAAAGGGATAATTCATAGGGATCTTAAATCAGAAAATCTACTGCTTGGGGAAGATATGTGTGTGAAGGTAGCAGATTTTGGTATCTCATGCTTGGAATCTCAATGTGGAAGTGCAAAGGGATTCACGGGTACTTATCGTTGGATGGCACCTGAAATGATCAAAGAAAAGCGCCATACTAAGAAAGTTGATGTTTACAGTTTCGGCATTGTCCTTTGGGAACTTTTAACCGCATTGATTCCATTTAACAATATGACTCCTGAACAGGCTGCATTTGCAGTCTCCCAGAAG GATTTAATCATCTCATCAACCGATGCTGGTCAAGAAATCCAGATAAACGGCCTCATTTTGATGAGATTGTATCAGTTCTGGAGGGTTTTGCAGAGTCTATTGAACAGAATCCTAGTTTTTTCACATCCTACAAACCTTCAAAGAGTCCCAATTTTTTTCATTGCTTGCCAAAGTGTATCACCGCCCATAGCCTGTAAACAGGTCTGCTTCTTCAGAAGCTTGAGGATCTACTTGAAATGA
- the LOC131146689 gene encoding serine/threonine/tyrosine-protein kinase HT1-like isoform X2: MKNFYWFKQIANNNSKSGRSLSLGEFKRAVSWSKYLVSSGAAIKGEGEEQWSADMSQLYIGNKFASGRHSRIYRGLYKQRDVAIKLISQPEEDESLASWLEKQFTSEVALLFRLQHPNIIAFVGACKKPPVFCIITEYLAGGSLRKYLHQQDPYSIPLNLVLKLALDIGRGMQYLHSKGIIHRDLKSENLLLGEDMCVKVADFGISCLESQCGSAKGFTGTYRWMAPEMIKEKRHTKKVDVYSFGIVLWELLTALIPFNNMTPEQAAFAVSQKNERPPLPSDCPAGFNHLINRCWSRNPDKRPHFDEIVSVLEGFAESIEQNPSFFTSYKPSKSPNFFHCLPKCITAHSL; the protein is encoded by the exons ATGAAGAATTTTTACTGGTTTAAGCAAATTGCGAACAATAATAGTAAATCAGGGAGGAGCCTGTCGCTCGGAGAGTTCAAACGAGCTGTGTCTTGGTCCAAGTATTTGGTCTCTTCAGGTGCAGCGATAAAAGGGGAGGGAGAGGAGCAATGGAGTGCCGATATGTCGCAGCTGTATATTGGGAATAAATTTGCGTCGGGACGGCACAGTAGGATTTACCGAGGGCTATATAAGCAAAGGGATGTGGCGATCAAGCTCATAAGCCAGCCAGAAGAAGACGAAAGCTTGGCGAGCTGGCTTGAGAAGCAGTTCACTTCGGAGGTTGCTTTGCTCTTTCGATTGCAGCATCCTAATATAATCGCT TTTGTTGGAGCTTGTAAGAAGCCACCTGTGTTTTGTATCATCACTGAGTATTTGGCTGGGGGCTCACTGAGAAAATACCTCCATCAGCAGGATCCATATTCAATTCCACTTAACCTTGTTCTGAAGTTGGCCCTTGATATTGGCCGTGGGATGCAGTATCTTCATTCTAAAGGGATAATTCATAGGGATCTTAAATCAGAAAATCTACTGCTTGGGGAAGATATGTGTGTGAAGGTAGCAGATTTTGGTATCTCATGCTTGGAATCTCAATGTGGAAGTGCAAAGGGATTCACGGGTACTTATCGTTGGATGGCACCTGAAATGATCAAAGAAAAGCGCCATACTAAGAAAGTTGATGTTTACAGTTTCGGCATTGTCCTTTGGGAACTTTTAACCGCATTGATTCCATTTAACAATATGACTCCTGAACAGGCTGCATTTGCAGTCTCCCAGAAG AATGAGAGACCGCCTTTGCCATCTGATTGTCCTGCAGGATTTAATCATCTCATCAACCGATGCTGGTCAAGAAATCCAGATAAACGGCCTCATTTTGATGAGATTGTATCAGTTCTGGAGGGTTTTGCAGAGTCTATTGAACAGAATCCTAGTTTTTTCACATCCTACAAACCTTCAAAGAGTCCCAATTTTTTTCATTGCTTGCCAAAGTGTATCACCGCCCATAGCCTGTAA